The genome window GGCCGCTGACGCGTCGCGGCTCAATAAATCAACAGCCCGGCAACGAGTTCCATTACCCCGGTGCACAAAAAAACGCTTGAGAACCGAGGTTCTCAAGCGTTTCGGATGACTTTGGATTCGCTTTGATTACGAATCGATTTCAACGCGTTCGCCGTGAGCGTCGCGGCAATCCATTTCAAGGTGCTCGGGGAACAACCCTTCGCTTCCGAGGATCTGCACTGCCATCTTGCCAATATCTTCGGCTTCCATCACGTCGCGACGTTTCTTGTTATTTAGGTAAGCGGCGACTTCGTCGTTGACGCGAATGGTCACTCGTTCGATGTGTTTGTTGCGAACGGCAAGCGCCAGCATACGAATCACTTCGATCGACATGCTCTCGGCGGTCTTGACCAATCCACGGCCTTGGCAGCAAGGACAATCGGTGTAGATGCTGCGTTTCAGACTCGGGCGAATACGCTGGCGTGTCATTTCGATCAAACCAAACGGGCTGGTTCGCAAGATCTTGGTGCGGGCGCGGTCGGTCGACATTGCGTCGCGAAGGGCACGCTCGACTTTGCGTCGGTAGCTTTCTTTACGCATGTCGATAAAGTCATTGACGATCACGCCGCCGAGGTCACGCAGTCGTAATTGACGAGCAATTTCTTTGGCTGCGGCCAAGTTCAGACGGAATGCGTTTTCTTCGGCGGAATCGTTGCCGCGGAAACTGCCACTGTTGACGTCGATCGCGACAAGCGCCTCGGTGGGGTCAATCACGATTGATCCGCCATCGGGCAATTGCACTTGGCGTTGATTGATCATCATGATTTCTTCTTCGAGCTTGTGTTTGTGGAACAGCGGCTCGCTTCCCTCGTACAGCTTCAATCGATCGACCACGCGAGGCATGACCATTTTCAAGAAGTCGCGCGCTTTTTCGTAGGACTCGGGTTCATCGATCAAGATCTGGTCAATCTCGTCGCAATAGATGTCGCGAATGGTGCGAATGATCAGGTCGCTCTCTTCGTACAGCACGCCTGGTTCGTTCAGCGTTTTGACGCGACGCACGATCGCTTTCCACAGCCGAAGCAGGTATTCCATGTCGCGTTGCAGTTCCGTTTCACTGCGTCCCGCGCCGGCGGTGCGTACGATAAATCCGAGACCCTTTGGTGGGTTCAGCGACAACAGGCATCGTTTGAGTCGTTTGCGATCGTCTTCGTCTTCGATTTTTCGGCTGACGCCCACGCGGCACAGTGCGGGCATCAAAACCAAGTAGCGACCGGGAATCGAGATGTACGTGCTGAGCGTTGGTCCTTTGGTTCCAATGCCTTCTTTGATGACTTGGACGAGGACTTCGTCGCCGCGACGAAAGATTTCTTGGATCGGCGGTTTGACGCGAGGGCGTCCGCCTTTGAATGCGTGCTTGTTCCCATGCCCTGAGTCGCGAGCACGCTTGGCGGCGGCTTCGGCCATTTCGTCAGACTCTCGCATCACCTCTTCGGGGTCGTAGCCGCCCTGGCGAAAGTACTGCGGTTCGACGTCACTGATATGTAAGAATCCGTTGCGTCCGACGCCAAAGTCGACAAACGCCGCTTGGATGCTCGGTTCAAGGTTGACGATCTTGCCGCGGTAAATGTTCCCGGCAAACGCTTCGACACTTTTCCGTTCGATGTACAGCTCGTCGAGTCGGTCATCGGCTAACACTGCGATCCGACATTCCTCGGGTTGCAGTACGTTGATTAGCATTTCTTTCTTCATAAAAAGTCACCTTTCAGGTGGTTTTGTCAGCTTTGTGCGAACCAATCAGTTGCGTTCGCATGGACGCTGACAGGGTTAGTATTCGGTAGTGATGTTGTTAGTCGCGTTGGTCGCATGGGCGACTTCCGCGGAATTGTTCGATTGAAATTCGGTTTCCAGGATGACGCGTTCGCGAATGATGTGGGATCCGTTTTCGATCCAGTCCTCGAAACCCATCAAATCAAGTACGTCGTGAGGTTTCAGCGATGCCGACGCCGACGCGGCCAGCGTCAATTGCAATCGGTCATCGGAAAGCTCGAGATTCAAAATTTGCTCGGCGACGTTGGCCACCAGCGTTTTCTTTTTTCGTTCGACCGACACGGTGGTTTGGCTGAGCAAGTTTTTGATCGCCGTTTGGATCATCGCCGTGTCGCAGCGCTCGGGAAGCGTGATCGAGAACAAGCTTTGTTTTAGCTGTCCTTTGCCAAACCCTTCGGGCAATTGGCTGACGCTTTTGATGGTCAGCCCCGGTTGGTTGTCGGCTTCGAGTCGTTCCAAAAGCTCATGTGGCGAAATGGCTTCAGCCAACTCGAGTTCAACGACTTCATCAAGCCCTTCGACGCCCAACGCCAATGCGGATGGGAAAGCGATGCGTGGCTTAGGATGAAAGCCTTCGCTCATCGATAGTTTTAAAGCAGCGCGTCGGACGATCCGTTCCCAGAGGCCTGCCAAATCGCGGTGGCTGATCCAACGCAGTAGTCCGGTTTTTTGGAACCGCACTCGATACCGAATCCTCAGCGAAGCCAATTCGTTTGGCGCCGTGTTGGTTGAATCTGTCGGTTCAGAAGGCTCAGTCACGTTACTCATTCGCTTGCAGACGGATCATCAGTGAACGATCAGCTCCGGTGCCAAGGCGCTGAGTCGGTCTTGAAGATAGAGGTCGACATCACGTGCCGCCTCGAACGTCATCGCGCGTTCTGCGATCTGAATGCACTGCTTCAGCGTTACACTGCGAATCGCCTTTTTCACGCGATGCAGCGCAGACGGAGGAACGCTCAAATTGCGAACCCCCAATCCGATCAGTAGTAACGCGCGGCCGGGGTTGCTGCTCATCTCGCCGCAAACCGCCAGCGGGGTTTGGTTGGCGTCGGCGACTTTGACGCTGCTGGCGATTAATCGCAGCACCGCCGGGTCACAAGACTGATAAAGATCGGCGACGTATTCGTTGCTGCGATCGACCGCCAATGTGTATTGGGCAAGATCATTTGTGCCGATGCTAAGGAAGTCGACTTCTTTGACAAAGCGGTCCAGCATGATCACCGCCGCGGGGACTTCGACCATCATGCCGACCGGAATGTCCGATCGATAAGGGATGCCGGCTTCGTTTAGGTCCTCCGCTACAACATTCAGTAGCATGCGAGCTTGTCGCAGTTCCGCCATTGTGGTGATAAGCGGAAACATCACTCGCACGTCGCCATGTACCGCGGCGCGAAGCACCGCACGCAGTTGGGGGCGAAACAGGTCAAGGTTTTTTAGCGACAGCCGAATGCTGCGGAGCCCGAGGAATGGATTGTGTTCCTGTTCGGCCAGTGGCCGTTGTCCCATCTTGTCGGCGCCGAGATCTAGTGTGCGGATCACGACCGGGCGACCGTTCATCTCGCGGACCACTTGGCTATACGCTTCGTAGTGGTCCTCTTCGCTTGGCTCTTCGCTGCTGGACAGATACAGGAATTCGGTTCGGTACAACCCGATGCCGTCGGCCCCTCGTTCGAGACACGATTCGGTTTCGTGCGGAAATTCGATATTCGCACTCAGTTGGATTCGCACCTTGTCGGCGGTTTCCGCCGGCACGTCCTTCAGTTCTGCCAAGCGTGCTGCGAGCGATTCGCGTTGTTGCAGTCGTTCTTCGTAGTGGGCGAGTGTTTCTTCGTCTGGGTCGATGATCACGCGACCACGATCGCCATCGACAATCACGGTTGCGGCCGCGCCGATGTTCTCGAGAAACGTTCCGATGCCCACGACCGCGGGCAGTTCGAGGCCCTTGGCGACGATCGCGGTGTGCCCACCGGGACCACCGGTTTCCGTGCAAAAGCCACGAACGTATCGCCGATCCAAGCTGGCGGTTTCGCTTGGCGTCAGCACGTGGGAGAGCACGATCACGGGTTCGGTCAATTCGGACAACGGTTGCCGCGACACCGCCCCTAATTGCAAAAGCAATTGCTTTTCGATGTCCAGCACGTCTTCGGCGCGATCGGCAAGCAGCGGATTGTCGAGTCGGCGAAGTGCGGCGGCGTAGTTGTGCAGCACACGGCTGACGGCGTAGGCTGCCGATTGACGCTCTTCACGAATCCGCCGGCCCAGTTCAGCGTGCAATCGCGGGTCGTGTAGCATTTGCAGTTGGGCAGCAAAGATGTCGCCGGTGTTAACGCCGGCCACGGCCGAGGTCTCGAGCCGATTGGTCTCCAACAGTGCGGAAACCGCATCCACCGCCGTCTGCAGGCGCGCGTATTCACCTTCCGCATCTTCTGCGGCAACGAGGCACCGGGGGATTCGGTAGCCATCAGGGTCCAGCACGAGCGCAGGACCGATAGCAACGCCCGGTGAAACGGGAATGCCTTGTAGTTCGACCATCGTTGGCCGATGAATTGTCGGCGAGAAAGCAAGAACCGTTGGGGGTCCGATGCGAAATTCCGTCTATCCGGGCAATTTCGCTACTGAACGCTTTCGATCCATCCTCGGACCGGTCGGTTTCTCGACGCTCTCTCAAGACGCTCCATCGTTATGTTCGCTTGAATTGGGTTGATCATCGAAGAGATCACGCACAGTCGTTTACGACTCATTTTACCGGAATTGATCGGGATGTTGCGATCCGTTTCGGTCGGTTTCAAGTCTGAACGTTGGCGTTGCGTACGCTCAGGGATCGGCAACGGGCCTGACGTCTTCTTCGACTGTGTTTGCTAGTTCATCGAATCCAGAATCAAACAGTTCCGCAATCGCTTGAATCGCAGCTTGCGCATCCTTACCGTCGGCACTCAGCGCCAACTCGGTGCCGTGGCTCGCTCCGAGTGTCAACAGTGACAGGATGCTTTTGCAGTCGACGTGCTCGTTGCCTTTGCCGATTTTGATCGCCGATTCAAACTGGCTGGCCAGTCGAACGAGCATATCGGCAGGGCGTGCGTGCAAACCTTGCGGGTTTTTGACGACAACGATTCGAGTTAATGGGGATGTGTTCATTAGCCAGATACAAACTGGTTGTCATCTGCTTCTTGAAGCAACTGACTGATGTCTTCTGGGGTTTTGCTTTGTTTCAGGAATCGGCAGAAGTTTTCGTCGCGAAGTTGTCGCGAGATGTTTTCAAGCGCTCGAAGGTGATCGCCAGGGCGTTCGGGAGGGCTGATCAACAAGAAAAACAGTTGCACGCGTTCGCCGTCGAGCGAGTCGAAATCGACCCCTTCCACGCTGACGCCCACGGTGCCGACCAATTTTTGTACGCTCGGGTGCTTGGTGTGAGGAACGGCGACGCCGCGTCCAATGCCCGTGCTGCCGAGTTCTTCACGCTTCATGATCGCGGCAATGATGTCTTGTTGCTGGTCCGCGTCGATCTGCCCTGAATCCAGTAGCGACTGGACTAGTTCTTGGATGACCTCTTCCTTCGATGCGGCCTTCAGGTCCGCGCGAATGGCTTTGGTGCTGATAAAGTCTGCAAACTTCATGAGGATGTGATTCCTTTGTGAAATCAAATTATAAAATGTATCTGGGATCGAAGCATCAAAATCCGTTCTTGCATCACGTTTGATGCTGATCGCAACGATCGAAGCTTGGAGAGCCTAACGAGTGCCGATGGTTTCAGTGGGTTCCGTTAGTCTTCGTCGGTGTCAATCGTCGTGTCGATGTGTTTGTGTCCGGTGGCGCGATGCCCCGTTTTCTTTTCTTTAAGTCTTCGCAGTTGCTGTTCTACCTTCGGGATCGCAGAATCAAGTGCCGCAATCACCGTGGACGATTCCGCCGTGGCAACGCTGTCGTCCGCGTGTTCGGCGGAGACGCGAATTTCAACCTTAGGGTTATCGATATGTTCTAAGTCAACGGTGACCTCGATCGCGTTGATTCGATCAAATAGCCTTCGCAGCTTTTCGGTCTTCTCAACAATAAGTTGCTGATCGCCAGGTTGAAGACTCCCATGACGCGTCGAGACGCTAACCTGCATCGTGTTGACTCTCCGTAAACGGTCAAAAAAGTGGACGTGTGGGGATTAGATCGTGATGACTAGATCGACCCTTCGACAGGGCCGCCCCAAACACAAACAATTAGCATACGCGAGATTCCCGGAAAAGAACAGCGATACTTTGCGACGGATATTGGCGAGGAGCATTTTTTTTCCGCCGTCCGCTGCCCCGGTGACAACTGGCCACTTTCCGGTTACGCTAGGCGGCTTAAATCACATTCAATTCGTTCCTCGATACCCCCTCATTCTTCACATGGCCCGAAAGGTCGTCAGTCGTAAAGCGAAAGCTGCAGAGGCGGAAGCTGCAGAAAAACTGGCCACGGCCAAAAATAAAGCCAGCAAGAAAAAGGCCTCGACTCGGAAATCCAAGAAAAAACAAGCCGAAGACGTGCGTCTGAAGCTGTATTGGGGAGTCTTTAGCCAGAATCTCAAGCGGGTTGCCGTTTTTGAGTTCGATCAGAAAGAAGATGCTGAGAAACGCGCTCAGGAACTCAGTAAGGGTGGCAAATCCCCCCACTTCATCCAGAAAGTCAAAGAAGAAATCAAGTTCGAATAGGCCTGATACGGCGTAGGGTGAACAAAATTTCAGACGGAGTCGCTGCTTGAGTCGTCGTACCCCCGCAGAGTGGGAGCCCCAGCAGGCGATATGGCTGGCGTGGCCGCACAGCGAATCGACTTGGCCGGGACGGTTTGAGCGGATGCCGACCTTTTTTGCCAAATGGGCCGCCCAGATGGCCGAGTCCACATTGGTTCGAATTCTGCTGCCCGAGTCTTTGGCAGGCGTCGCGAGGCCGTTATTGCCCAAAAGCGACCGCATTGAACTTGTTTTCTGTCCCACCAATGATTCGTGGATCCGGGATTACGGTCCCACTTTTGTCCACGACAGCGAAATCGGCGGGCTGGTCGGAATCGATTGGCGGTACAACGCGTGGGGCGGCAAGTATCCGCCTTGGGATGCTGACGATGCCGCCGCAGCACAGATCTGTGATCGAATCGGTATCCCCCGGATTCGCAGCAAGTTGTGTCTCGAAGGCGGAGCGATGGAAACCGATGGGCAAGGCCGGTTGCTGACCACGCCCGAATGTTTGGTCACATCGACACGCAATCCGGGATGGTCGCGAGACGCGATCGCTCGCGAATTGCATGCTCAAATGGGAATCACCGAGATTGTCTGGCTCAGCGGCGGAGGTCTGGTCGGCGACGATACCGATGGGCACATCGACCAATTGGCACGGTTTGTTGATCCGTCGAATATCGTGGTCGCGGTTTGTGATGATCCCAACGATCCCAACCACAAGCCTCTCGAAGATAACTTTCGCCAACTGCGACTGTGGGGCGAAACGAGCGAGCCGAAGGTCAACGTGCATCGCTTGCCGATTCCCGCGATGCGTGAAATTGATGGCCAACGAGTGCCCGAAAGTTACTGCAATTTTCTGATGTTGGGACGTCAACGTTTGCTCGTGCCCACCTTTGGTCAACCGGCAGCCGATGACCACGCGATCGCGTTAATCCGAGAATTGGCTCATGGTGCCGACGTGGAAACGCTGGATTGCCAAGATCTAATTTGGGGCCTCGGGGCGCTGCATTGTGCAAGCCGAGACCAACCGCAGGCTAGCGAAGCTTAGGTTTTACGCGCTGCTACAAATCCACCCGTTTCTCTCTCGGTCGCGATCCGAATGCGATCGGACAGAATGCGATCGGAAAACATGCCCATCGAAAAAATTGCTCTTGCCACGGGTGGTTGGCTGCTTTTAGTGTTCGCACTAACAGGGTTAGGCGGTTTTCGCCTTGCAGCACAGGAAGAGCAATGTTTTTCAGCAACAATCATCTGGCAATCGCGAAGCAATCGAGCAGTTTACTGCTTGTGGTTGCGTTGCTCAGTGCGCTCGGATGTAGCCAAAACCCCTACCTTGCTTCCTCGGCGGGCGGCGTCTGGAATGCCCCAGGAGGTGTTTCTGCGACCGTCGACCCAACACAAGCTCGATTGGCCGAGTTGAATCGGCGTGTTCAGTTGCTTGACGACAACAATCGTCAACTGCATACCCAATTGGCGCAAAGCGAGCAGCAGTCATTGGTGTATCGTGACGAGCTCGAATTGATCCGCAAACAGTTGTCCGAAACGAGTGCCAAGTTAGAGTCGGCCTCGATTGCGGCCAATGAAGCAGAGAATCGTGTCCGTGGTTTTCAAGCGTCCGCGCAGCAGCGTGGTGGTGCATCGATCAAAGCGAACACGGATCTGCTGCAGGCAGCCAGCCGGTTGAACCTCGGGGGAATCCCTGTCGAACAGAACGGCGAAGTCATTCGCATCGTGATTCCGGCGGACCAATTGTTCCAACCCGGAACCAATCAAATGCTGCCACAGGCCTCGATGACACTCGATCCGATTGCTGCCCAGCTTCGCAGTTTGTTTCCACGTCAACGGATTGGGATTGAAGGTTATACCGATGACTCGCCGCTGTATGGCGGCCAAGTTGCCACCAGCCATCAATTGGCTGCCGGCCAAGCCGCTGGGGTGCTCGAGTTGTTGACTCGCCGCGCAGGCATGCCGCCGAACCAATTGTTCACTGTTGCCCAAGGCGCGAACAATCCTCGTCAACCCAATACCACTGCCGCCGGCCGCGCAGCGAATCGCCGCATCGAGCTGGTGATCTATCCCGAGACCTATTAAAGCGTCATCGCGACTCGCGTGTAGCCACCGCGTCTGAATCGCTCTATCATGCGAGCGTTCGCTTTACGCATGATCTTGGGAGCTGTTTGAGATGGTTGCTCGTCTATTCTTAATTGTCGCGTTGGCCAGTCCGGTTGTCGTGGGATCCGCGGATGATACCGGCGGAACGGCGGCTCAAAAGTCCAGTGCCGATTCCAACGCGTCAAAGTCGGCTGCGTTCACGCTTAGCGATGAGGTTCGCAAGGTACTCGAGCCGTTTTTTGCTTCAATCCATAAAGCGGATGTCTCACGCGTCACGGTCGAAATGTTGACCGAGTCGATCGTGCAAGGCAAGGTGGTCGAGTCTCGCAAGTCGACTTACCAGATCGCGTCAAAACACCCTGACAAGTTCACGATCTATTTGAAGGAACCTGATCAGCGAACACGGATCTATGCAAATGGCAAAGAGATGGTGGTGGCGCTTTCACCCGAGGCGTATTACCGCATCGATGATCGGCTCGATCTACAGCAAGCGGTCGTGGAATTGCCAATCGCGATGGGAGCCTATCCCGAACCCGTGATGGCATTGTCGCTGGCCGGAGTCGATCCCTCGTTAAGCTTTTTAGGCGGTATGAAGTCGGTCGAGATCGTCAGTCGCGGTAAATTTCGTGGCCGAGTTCCCGCGGTTCAGGTTCACGGTGTCCAAGACGATGCGGTCAGCTGGGATTTATGGTTGAGCGAAGAAGAGCCGACCAAGCCGCTGCGTTTGCTGGTCGATTTGACCGCCATGTTGCGTGCGACCAAGCAGGTTCAGGTGCCGCAAGGGTTCAAGTACCAAGTTCAGTTTGATTTTCTGTCTTGGCGAATGAGCGGCGAGGTCAGCGATGCGTTGTTTGCGTTTCGTCCGGCTAAGGATGCTACCGAGTACGATTCGCTTGACGATTATCTGCAATCGGTCGCCGGTGCGGTTGCTGAACACCCGCTGTTGGGAAAGAAAGCACCCGCATTCAGCGGAGCAACGTTGTCGGAACAGCCGGTGTCGCTTGAGGAGTTGAAGGACAAGGTGATCGTGCTCGATTTTTGGGCGACGTGGTGTGCTCCATGTGTTGCCGCGATGCCGGTTTTACAGGAAGTGACCGGCGAGTTCGCGGACAAGGACGTTGTCTTTTTGGCCGTCAACGTGGGTGAAGATCTCGAGTTGGTGAAAAGCTTTCTCGAGAAACAAGACATCGACTTGGATGTCGTGCTGGATCCCGGTGGGAAAATTTCCGATGCGTTTCGCGCTGATGCAATCCCGCAAACCGTCGTGGTTGGCAAATCGGGAGTGATTGAGTCGGTGCACATGGGGTTCCCCGGCGCGGACGAGCTGCGGCAGCGATTGACCGATGAACTCACTGTGCTGAGCGTCGGCGGGCATATCGAAAGCACGCCTCCGGCAGAGGAGGAAAAGTCCAGCGAGGATGACGAGCCCGCCAGCGACGCGAAACGCGAAGCCAAACGGTGAACCGTGGCCCGTAAGGCTAATGCCATCCACCTTAGAGCGGCGCGGGGCCCCGCCCGGTTGCAGCGAGTAAAGCGTTCGAAATCTACCGGGCGGGGCCCCGCGCCGCTCCGCTATAAAAAACACTCGGTCAGGGGCAAAGTAGATGGCATTGGCGGCAAGGTTCCGGGGCGCGCATGGGACCCGGCCGCTGACGCGTCACGGCTCAGTAAATCAGCAAGCCGTTGATGACTTCGGCTACGGTGCTAAATGATTGTCGTCGGGCTCGGTCCTCGACGCACTGTTCTCCGCGGACTATTGGACGCTGGGCCGCTTTAGCATTCAATCCAGCGGTGCCTTCAAGCTTTCCAAGAATGCAAGCAGCAGTTCTTGCTGATCCTCTTTCAGCTGGTTGAAATTCTGCTTCGATTCCTCCGCTTCGCCACCATGCCACTTGATTGCATCACTCAGCGTTTCAGCGCGTCCGTCGTGCAGGTAGGGAGCCGAATCCGCGACGCCCCATAGCGGTGGCGTTTTCCATTCTCGCTGCAGAATATCCGATGAGAATTGGTGTCCGCTCGCGAGATCATTCTTGCTGAAATCGCCGCGAGCCATTTGCGGTTGCCCAGCGTAATTAGTTGCCATGGTTTGAGCCGATCCCTGCGGACCCAAACGGCTGTTCACTCTTGGTGCGGAACGGCTGCGATTGGTTGAAGCCCTGGTGCGGTAGGATGGTGTTTCAACACGGCCATATCGATTCGAATAAGGGCTGGTCGTCGCGGCGACGTTTTGGTTGATCGGTTGCTCCGCAGGAGCCGGGAAAGGGTCTTGCAGTGCGGTTCCTAAGTCATGCAATAACAGATCGCTGTAAATGCCTCTCGCGGGTGGCAGATCCGCAATGTGGCAAGCCGCACATCCAATCGATTTAAATACCTGTTCTCCACGGCGAGCTCGTTTACGAGCCTCCGGAGACAGCACTTGTTTCGGTGGAGCGGGCAGTTCAGCGACGTAGCTTGTTAGATCCGCGACTTCGGTCGTCGAAATGTCGGGTGCTAAGCTAAAGTAGCGAGGGTCAGCGGGATCATCGGCTTGTCGAGCGATGTCTGCTACGTTCAGCCCCAGTTCGGACGCACAGGCTCCGGTAACAAAATCGGACAACGTGTTGACTTGCCCTCGCCAACCATACTTTCCCGCCACGCGGCCAGAGATGACGCCACCGGACGACCGCGGTTGGTTCAGCGAGATGGCTTTTAGCCGCTTCATCGAGACTTTCTCGATATCTCCCATGCCATACAGCGGTGGTGAATTGCGTTGGCTCAGGTAGTAGTCGATTGCTCCGTATCGGCCGGCAACCACGGGTTGCTCGGTGATTGCAGCAAGCGTCCGCTGCGGAGGACTAAACCACTCCGGCGGAATCCCATTGGGCACGCCAACGGACAAACGTTGACGGATGGCGTCATAGCCGGGACGCGTGGAATGGTCATGAACGATCGCGTTGAACGACAGCGTGTTGCCGGAACCCAGAGCAGGAAAGAGATCCGTGATGGAACTTCTTGCGGCCCCACGCCCACGCCGATCCGCCGACGGATCTAAAAATGCTGGTTCAGGGTCAACTGAGATCAGCGTTACGTTGTGATTCACTCCCGCGGCGCCACCGCCGGGGTGACAGGCTGCGCACGAGACGGCATTGTAGAGCGGCCTCAGTCCGTCGGCGGGGAATTCCTGGCCATCCGCAAGACGCATCGAATTCCGTCCACGGTTGTCCTCGAAAGGGGCCGGCCGGGGACCTCGACCCATCCCTCGATCTTGTCCCCATGGGTCGTGTCCCCGATTGCGGCGTTGCGGCACCCGGCGTGTTGATTCAAATGGCGTGAACGAGGGGAAGTGGTCTACGAATGCCCATTCCCGCTCGAACAACTCGCGACCCGCGGCGGTGTCTTGTGCGATCGTCGCCGAGGGAGTGACGAGGGGCACGATGAGAAGGCCAGCCAAGAGCATGCCACCCCAACTGTTCTGATGCTTGATAGCCATGAGACGTGCCCTCGGCAAGATTCGAAACGAGAAGTGAAACAGCGGCGCGGCGATGTCAGGCATAAGAACAAGGACGAAATTCGTCCTTAAATGCAACTCGCATTTTAGGGCCAGCCAATGAAGGTATTTGTGATTGGTAGCGACGCTCGTCAGGGCGTGGTTGGTTCCATCGCGTTTTCTCTCCTCCCCCCAAAAAAAACTTTTCTTTTTCTTCTCGCGTTGACCGGACGTGTCATCACCCGCGGCAATCATGCCTTCTGACTTGCGATCCACATTCACAGATCCTCAGGAGGAGAAGGCGATGACAGGTTCACTCGTACAATCACCCGCGGTGTCGGATTTCGGTTTGCCGTCGCGTTTTGATGCCCGGCGGCTCGGCGGTTTTTCAGTCGGCGCCGGCGGCGCACTCGACGCATTGCTAGCGGGGTGCGCTGTCCAGTCGCGGCCGTACCAGCGGCGGATCATCGAGTCGGCTGTGCGGATGATGGGTGGAACGTTCACCAAGCGTGACGGGCAACTTGCTCTCAAGGCATCCAGCGTCTTGATCGAAAGTCCAACCGGCAGCGGCAAGACGGTGATGGGGTTGGCGATCGCTGCACTCATCCAGCGTGCCACCGGAGCTCGTGTGGGCTGGGTCGCGATGCGGCGAAATCTGTTGGCTCAAGCCGAAGCCGAGAATCGATTGCGTCGCTTCGGCGTTCGCATGCAGACGATCAGCATGTTCGAAAAGTCGCCGCCCAACGTCGACTTGTTGGTTGTCGACGAAGCACAGCATGATGCGGCAACCAGCATGGCGAATCTGCATAGCCAGATTCAGCCCGCATGGACACTCGGGCTCTCCGCGACCCCATATCGCAGCGATCGTATCAAGCTCTGTTTCGATCAAGTCATTCGTGACGCCGGCATCGCCTCGTTGATCGCCGATGGCTACCTGAGTTCTTATCACCACTACACGATTCCCGAGTACACACCGAGTCAAGTTGCCAAATTTTTGATTCGCGAACCTGAGCGGTGGGGACGATCGCTTGTCTTTTTCCATCGTCGTACCGAATGCGAATTGCTGTACATGTTGCTGCGACAAGCCGGCGTTGCCTGCGCCGTGGTGACTGCGACCAGCAATCGCGAGAAAC of Novipirellula caenicola contains these proteins:
- a CDS encoding Rne/Rng family ribonuclease; translated protein: MKKEMLINVLQPEECRIAVLADDRLDELYIERKSVEAFAGNIYRGKIVNLEPSIQAAFVDFGVGRNGFLHISDVEPQYFRQGGYDPEEVMRESDEMAEAAAKRARDSGHGNKHAFKGGRPRVKPPIQEIFRRGDEVLVQVIKEGIGTKGPTLSTYISIPGRYLVLMPALCRVGVSRKIEDEDDRKRLKRCLLSLNPPKGLGFIVRTAGAGRSETELQRDMEYLLRLWKAIVRRVKTLNEPGVLYEESDLIIRTIRDIYCDEIDQILIDEPESYEKARDFLKMVMPRVVDRLKLYEGSEPLFHKHKLEEEIMMINQRQVQLPDGGSIVIDPTEALVAIDVNSGSFRGNDSAEENAFRLNLAAAKEIARQLRLRDLGGVIVNDFIDMRKESYRRKVERALRDAMSTDRARTKILRTSPFGLIEMTRQRIRPSLKRSIYTDCPCCQGRGLVKTAESMSIEVIRMLALAVRNKHIERVTIRVNDEVAAYLNNKKRRDVMEAEDIGKMAVQILGSEGLFPEHLEMDCRDAHGERVEIDS
- a CDS encoding OmpA/MotB family protein codes for the protein MFFSNNHLAIAKQSSSLLLVVALLSALGCSQNPYLASSAGGVWNAPGGVSATVDPTQARLAELNRRVQLLDDNNRQLHTQLAQSEQQSLVYRDELELIRKQLSETSAKLESASIAANEAENRVRGFQASAQQRGGASIKANTDLLQAASRLNLGGIPVEQNGEVIRIVIPADQLFQPGTNQMLPQASMTLDPIAAQLRSLFPRQRIGIEGYTDDSPLYGGQVATSHQLAAGQAAGVLELLTRRAGMPPNQLFTVAQGANNPRQPNTTAAGRAANRRIELVIYPETY
- a CDS encoding agmatine deiminase family protein → MSRRTPAEWEPQQAIWLAWPHSESTWPGRFERMPTFFAKWAAQMAESTLVRILLPESLAGVARPLLPKSDRIELVFCPTNDSWIRDYGPTFVHDSEIGGLVGIDWRYNAWGGKYPPWDADDAAAAQICDRIGIPRIRSKLCLEGGAMETDGQGRLLTTPECLVTSTRNPGWSRDAIARELHAQMGITEIVWLSGGGLVGDDTDGHIDQLARFVDPSNIVVAVCDDPNDPNHKPLEDNFRQLRLWGETSEPKVNVHRLPIPAMREIDGQRVPESYCNFLMLGRQRLLVPTFGQPAADDHAIALIRELAHGADVETLDCQDLIWGLGALHCASRDQPQASEA
- a CDS encoding PTS sugar transporter subunit IIA, with the translated sequence MKFADFISTKAIRADLKAASKEEVIQELVQSLLDSGQIDADQQQDIIAAIMKREELGSTGIGRGVAVPHTKHPSVQKLVGTVGVSVEGVDFDSLDGERVQLFFLLISPPERPGDHLRALENISRQLRDENFCRFLKQSKTPEDISQLLQEADDNQFVSG
- the ptsP gene encoding phosphoenolpyruvate--protein phosphotransferase; translation: MVELQGIPVSPGVAIGPALVLDPDGYRIPRCLVAAEDAEGEYARLQTAVDAVSALLETNRLETSAVAGVNTGDIFAAQLQMLHDPRLHAELGRRIREERQSAAYAVSRVLHNYAAALRRLDNPLLADRAEDVLDIEKQLLLQLGAVSRQPLSELTEPVIVLSHVLTPSETASLDRRYVRGFCTETGGPGGHTAIVAKGLELPAVVGIGTFLENIGAAATVIVDGDRGRVIIDPDEETLAHYEERLQQRESLAARLAELKDVPAETADKVRIQLSANIEFPHETESCLERGADGIGLYRTEFLYLSSSEEPSEEDHYEAYSQVVREMNGRPVVIRTLDLGADKMGQRPLAEQEHNPFLGLRSIRLSLKNLDLFRPQLRAVLRAAVHGDVRVMFPLITTMAELRQARMLLNVVAEDLNEAGIPYRSDIPVGMMVEVPAAVIMLDRFVKEVDFLSIGTNDLAQYTLAVDRSNEYVADLYQSCDPAVLRLIASSVKVADANQTPLAVCGEMSSNPGRALLLIGLGVRNLSVPPSALHRVKKAIRSVTLKQCIQIAERAMTFEAARDVDLYLQDRLSALAPELIVH
- the hpf gene encoding ribosome hibernation-promoting factor, HPF/YfiA family produces the protein MQVSVSTRHGSLQPGDQQLIVEKTEKLRRLFDRINAIEVTVDLEHIDNPKVEIRVSAEHADDSVATAESSTVIAALDSAIPKVEQQLRRLKEKKTGHRATGHKHIDTTIDTDED
- a CDS encoding TIGR03936 family radical SAM-associated protein; this encodes MSNVTEPSEPTDSTNTAPNELASLRIRYRVRFQKTGLLRWISHRDLAGLWERIVRRAALKLSMSEGFHPKPRIAFPSALALGVEGLDEVVELELAEAISPHELLERLEADNQPGLTIKSVSQLPEGFGKGQLKQSLFSITLPERCDTAMIQTAIKNLLSQTTVSVERKKKTLVANVAEQILNLELSDDRLQLTLAASASASLKPHDVLDLMGFEDWIENGSHIIRERVILETEFQSNNSAEVAHATNATNNITTEY
- a CDS encoding HPr family phosphocarrier protein, yielding MNTSPLTRIVVVKNPQGLHARPADMLVRLASQFESAIKIGKGNEHVDCKSILSLLTLGASHGTELALSADGKDAQAAIQAIAELFDSGFDELANTVEEDVRPVADP